From a single Mycosarcoma maydis chromosome 2, whole genome shotgun sequence genomic region:
- a CDS encoding putative 14-3-3 family protein BMH1, which translates to MPESREDSVYLAKLAEQAERYEEMVENMKRVASSDQELTVEERNLLSVAYKNVIGARRASWRIVSSIEQKEESKGNETQVSMIKTYREKIEAELAQICEDILDVLDKHLIPSAASGESKVFYHKMKGDYHRYLAEFATGDKRKDSADKSLEAYKAASDVAVTELPPTHPIRLGLALNFSVFYYEILNSPDRACHLAKQAFDDAIAELDTLSEESYKDSTLIMQLLRDNLTLWTSDMQDSEKPTEAAAADAPAAEAKGEEAA; encoded by the exons ATGCCCGAATCGCGTGAAGACTCTGTCTAccttgccaagctcgccgagcaggCGGAGCGCTACGAGG AGATGGTCGAGAACATGAAGCGCGTTGCTTCGTCTGACCAGGAGCTTACTGTCGAGGAGCGCAACCTTCTCTCGGTCGCCTACAAGAACGTCATTGGTGCTCGTCGTGCCTCGTGGCGCATCGTCTCCTCCATCGAGCAGAAGGAGGAGTCCAAGGGTAACGAGACCCAAGTTTCCATGATCAAGACCTACCGTGAGAAGATCGAGGCCGAGCTCGCCCAGATCTGCGAGGACATCCTCGACGTTTTGGACAAGCACCTCATTCCCTCGGCCGCCTCGGGTGAGAGCAAGGTCTTCTACCACAAGATGAAGGGTGACTACCACCGATACCTCGCCGAGTTCGCCACCGGTGACAAGCGTAAGGACTCTGCCGACAAGTCGCTCGAGGCCTACAAGGCTGCTTCGGACGTCGCTGTCACCGAGCTGCCCCCTACCCACCCCATCCGCCTGGGTCTTGCCCTCAACTTCTCGGTCTTCTACTACGAGATCTTGAACAGCCCCGACCGCGCTTGCCACCTCGCCAAGCAGGCTTTCGACGACGCtatcgccgagctcgacaccCTCTCGGAGGAGAGCTACAAGGACTCAACCCTCATCATGCAGTTGCTCCGTGACAACCTTACCCTCTGGACTTCGGACATGCAAGATTCCGAGAAGCCCACCGaagccgccgctgccgacgcTCCGGCTGCCGAGGCCAAGGGTGAGGAGGCCGCCTAA
- a CDS encoding putative Ran GTPase GSP1 has product MSAANLEVSQFKLVLVGDGGTGKTTFVKRHLTGEFEKKYIATLGVEVHPLQFHTNLGPICFNVWDTAGQEKFGGLRDGYYIQGQCGIIMFDVTSRITYKNVPNWHRDLERVCENIPIVLCGNKVDVKERKVKTGAVTFHRKKNLQYFEISAKSNYNFEKPFLWLARKLVGNHALEFAAAPALAPPEVQVDQALMAQYDAELQRAAAAPLPDEDDGDL; this is encoded by the coding sequence ATGTCTGCCGCGAACCTGGAAGTTTCCCAGTtcaagctcgtcctcgtcggtgACGGTGGTACCGGCAAGACCACCTTCGTCAAGCGTCACTTGACCGGAGAGTTCGAGAAGAAGTACATTGCCACACTCGGTGTTGAGGTACACCCGCTTCAGTTCCACACCAACCTCGGTCCCATCTGCTTCAACGTCTGGGACACTGCGGGACAGGAGAAGTTTGGTGGTCTGCGTGATGGATACTACATCCAGGGTCAATGCGGTATCATCATGTTCGACGTGACTTCGCGTATTACCTACAAGAACGTGCCCAACTGGCACCGTGATTTGGAGCGCGTCTGCGAGAACATCCCCATTGTTCTTTGCGGTAACAAGGTTGATGTCAAGGAGCGCAAGGTCAAGACCGGTGCGGTTACCTTCCACCGCAAGAAGAACTTGCAGTACTTTGAAATCTCGGCCAAGTCCAACTACAACTTCGAAAAGCCTTTCCTCTGGTTGGCGCGAAAGCTCGTCGGCAACCACGCTCTCGAgttcgctgctgctcccgCTCTTGCTCCCCCCGAGGTCCAGGTCGACCAGGCCCTCATGGCTCAATACGACGCCGAACTCcagcgcgctgctgctgctcctctgcccgatgaggacgacggTGATCTCTAA
- a CDS encoding uncharacterized protein (related to GIS2 - Putative zinc finger protein, proposed to be involved in the RAS/cAMP signaling pathway): protein MLRRRGCYVCGQVGHVAENCSFKDRRCFNCLEAGHESSGCLAPRSSETKQCYNCGGRGHTKTDCPSVNIQQCYACGGKGHIKANCATVDKQKKCFGCGGRGHIKAECATANKPLKCRRCGEANHLAKHCTATMPALKPKPCYTCNQSGHIAKHCPHASRIPTDPIPNASATLTA from the exons ATGTtgcgtcgacgaggatgctACGT GTGTGGTCAAG TGGGACATGTGGCTGAGAATTGCAGCTTTaaagatcgacgatgcttcAACTGTCTGGAGGCGGGACATGAATCGTCTGGCTGTCTCGCTCCGCGCAGTAGCGAGACCAAGCAGTGCTACAACTGCGGCGGACGCGGACACACGAAAACCGACTGCCCATCTGTCAATATCCAGCAATGTTACGCTTGTGGTGGTAAAGGCCACATCAAAGCCAACTGTGCCACTGTCGATAAGCAGAAAAAGTGCTTCGGTTGCGGGGGAAGAGGCCATATCAAGGCTGAATGCGCTACCGCCAACAAGCCGCTGAAATGTCGAAGGTGCGGCGAGGCCAACCA CTTGGCCAAACACTGCACCGCGACCATGCCCGCTCTCAAGCCGAAACCCTGCTACACTTGCAACCAGTCCGGCCAC ATCGCAAAGCACTGTCCACACGCCAGCAGGATCCCTACGGATCCCATCCCAAACGCCTCCGCCACGCTCACTGCCTAA
- a CDS encoding DNA-directed RNA polymerase I subunit RPA43 (related to Rpa43 - 43 kD subunit of DNA-directed RNA polymerase I): protein MSKGSKSKDKSKRAESKSASSESTKRRKSASSSSSSSSFSNTASVSDVAIRVPDSDAGSGTVGEAVSSRTVTSAFCTLYPILNLPIAPVWSSDPYSAFSDLMDTLVMRYVPQLSGVLITHSPTRFLQDTAVFSADSAFATASVGFECVVWTPRIGQMLEGNICLSSPSHVSLLLYGLFNASIPASHLPEEFEFVLNDAEATDHGMGYWRSKVDGSKLGASDGKLSFTVISLTVANHMLSLHGSLLDEPFKGPPPTLDRSYLKKSLLPWQALGLGRTRSATDATAQPATPTPPPRRVRWQDEDDTSAVESDDLSKFDTPPSIVQAKSPKSCGTKRKSTSAVTHAQQDEPSSTSPPKRDKKRRKQA, encoded by the coding sequence ATGTCGAAAGGCTccaagagcaaagacaaGTCGAAACGAGCAGAGTCCAAGTCCGCCTCTTCCGAGTCGACAAAGCGTCGCAAATCCgcgtcttcgtcctcatcctcgtcctccttcTCCAACACTGCCTCTGTCTCAGACGTTGCCATCAGAGTACCCGACAGCGATGCTGGTTCAGGTACCGTTGGTGAGGCGGTCTCGTCACGTACCGTAACCTCGGCATTTTGTACGCTGTATCCGATCCTTAATCTGCCCATTGCGCCTGTATGGTCTTCCGATCCCTACTCTGCATTCTCGGATCTCATGGACACGCTCGTCATGCGCTACGTACCGCAGCTTTCGGGTGTGCTGATCACGCATTCTCCGACGCGCTTCTTGCAGGATACGGCGGTGTTTTCGGCTGATTCGGCGTTCGCTACTGCTTCGGTTGGATTCGAATGCGTCGTATGGACGCCTCGGATCGGTCAGATGCTGGAGGGTAACATCTGTCTATCAAGCCCTTCGCACGTGAGCTTGCTGTTGTATGGACTGTTCAATGCGTCCATTCCTGCTTCTCACCTACCGGAGGAGTTCGAATTCGTTCTCAACGACGCTGAAGCGACCGATCACGGGATGGGTTATTGGAGGAGCAAGGTGGATGGAAGCAAGTTGGGTGCAAGTGACGGAAAGCTGAGCTTTACAGTGATCAGTTTGACCGTGGCGAATCACATGCTCTCTCTGCACGGGTCGTTGCTCGATGAACCGTTCAAAGGTCCACCTCCTACACTCGACCGATCCTACCTCAAGAAAAGCCTGCTACCTTGGCAAGCACTTGGTTTGGGCCGTACACGTTCCGCAACTGACGCAACAGCACAGCCAGCTACGCCAACGCCGCCTCCAAGAAGAGTTCGTTGGcaggacgaagacgatACTTCCGCcgtcgagagcgatgaCTTGTCCAAATTCGACACGCCTCCTTCCATCGTCCAAGCCAAATCACCCAAGTCTTGCGGAACTAAACGCAAATCCACCTCGGCCGTCACACATGCACAACAAGACGAACCATCATCCACTTCTCCACCAAAGCGCGACAAAAAGCGCCGAAAGCAAGCCTAA
- a CDS encoding putative alpha-adaptin C yields MTSNSSSSMRGLTQYIADLRACRVRELEERRINKEMAHIRQKFKDGQLDGYQKKKYLSKIVFTYILGYQVDIGHMEAVNLIASNKYSEKQIGYLAITLLMHENSDIVRLVVNSIRKDLDEINEVSNCLALHAIANIGGKEMAEALSGDVHRLLISPTSRSFVKKKAALTLLRLYRKHPEVIPAEDWALRIIAIMDDDDLGVALAVTSLVMAMAQDHPEAFASSYQKAVHRMHRIVIESDFTSEYVYYKVPIPWLQVKLLRLLQYYPSPDDPTLRSTIETVLDAIIINSQDSPKNVQHNNAQNAILFEAINLAIQLDTESAVVAKAAVLLGRFILSRETNVRYLGLDTMAHLAACAESLEPIKMHQNTIILSLRDKDISVRRRGVDLLYSMCDVTNAKVIVSELLKYMQVADYALREEMVLKIAILTEKFATEYSWYVDTILQLISSAGDHVSEEVWYRVIQIVVNNEDVQEYAATKVLEHLKSSTCHENMIKVGGYILGEFGHLIANNPGASPIEQFHTLHSRSHLCSQATRALLLSTYVKWLNLFPEIREQILYVLNRYRHVLDAELQQRACEYVALAELPDDDLLQAVCDEMPPFAERSSLLLSRLHKKHTDTEDKRTWIIGGKDTNRGRETARLESLKKGKANGGAMPTGHAGSVIPAGHRSEVVTADTMRNGPNGVNDDADNVLAGLEGLDMSAPTPALEDTGMLSEQPLIGGDTPTSTSAPTTPSTSLNTKPLTAGADKFFQRLCFAPEGVLYEDSQIQIGLKTEYHAHQGRLVLYFGNKISVNFNAFTVSVRSQEPASLSVTVPKIVTNMLGAMTQTQTLVVLECKDLFTQPPMLEVSYLAGSLQEIRLRLPVLMTKFVEPVQLGANDFFERWRQIGGAPREAQKIFSFKLSAAGQVDVARQRRILEGARMQVLEGVDANATNSVAAGVLHMADAGKVGCLLRLEPNKDAKLARLTVRTTNDLASAEMLRILLAVLAIDHGKL; encoded by the coding sequence ATGACGTCCAACTCGTCATCCTCCATGAGAGGATTGACGCAGTACATTGCAGACTTACGAGCATGTCGAGTTCgtgagctcgaggagaGGCGCATCAATAAGGAGATGGCACACATTCGTCAAAAGTTCAAAGACGGTCAGTTGGATGGCTACCAAAAGAAAAAGTACCTCTCCAAGATCGTGTTCACCTACATCCTCGGCTACCAGGTCGACATCGGTCATATGGAAGCGGTCAACCTGATCGCGAGCAACAAGTACTCGGAAAAACAGATCGGCTATCTTGCCATCACCCTACTCATGCACGAAAACTCGGACATCGTTCGTCTGGTCGTCAACTCGATTCGCAAGGActtggacgagatcaacgagGTTAGCAACTGTCTGGCGTTGCATGCGATCGCCAACATTGGTGGAAAGGAGATGGCAGAGGCTCTGTCAGGCGATGTTCATCGTTTGCTCATCTCGCCAACATCCCGAAGCTttgtcaagaagaaggccgCCTTAACGCTGCTCCGCCTCTACCGCAAGCATCCCGAGGTGATCCCGGCAGAGGATTGGGCGTTGCGCATCATTGCCATTatggatgacgatgatctGGGCGTGGCTCTCGCTgtgacgagcttggtgatggCCATGGCACAGGACCATCCCGAAGCATTCGCAAGCTCCTATCAAAAGGCCGTGCATCGTATGCACAGGATCGTGATTGAAAGCGATTTCACCTCAGAGTACGTCTACTACAAAGTTCCCATCCCATGGCTTCaggtcaagctgcttcgTCTACTCCAGTACTATCCCAGTCCGGACGATCCGACGCTCAGATCTACCATCGAGACGGTGCTCGATGCGATTATCATCAATTCGCAAGACAGCCCCAAGAACGTGCAGCACAACAACGCGCAGAACGCCATCTTGTTTGAGGCCATCAACCTCgccatccagctcgacacTGAATCGGCAGTCGTGGCAAAGGCAGCCGTCCTGCTGGGCCGCTTCATTTTGTCGCGCGAGACCAACGTGCGTTACCTCGGTCTCGATACCATGGCGCATCTGGCAGCATGTGCCGAGAGCTTGGAGCCCATCAAGATGCATCAAaacaccatcatccttTCTCTGCGCGACAAGGACATCTCGGTACGTCGCAGAGGCGTCGACCTTCTGTACAGCATGTGCGACGTGACCAACGCCAAAGTCATTGTCTCGGAACTGCTCAAGTACATGCAGGTGGCCGACTACGCGCTCAGGGAGGAAATGGTGCTGAAAATTGCGATCCTCACGGAAAAATTCGCCACCGAGTACAGCTGGTATGTCGACACGATTCTACAGCTGATCAGTTCTGCGGGTGATCACGTCAGCGAAGAGGTGTGGTACCGTGTCATTCAGATTGTCGTCAACAACGAAGATGTGCAGGAGTACGCTGCGACTAAAGTGCTCGAGCATCTCAAATCGTCAACGTGCCACGAGAACATGATTAAAGTGGGCGGCTACATCCTCGGTGAATTCGGCCATCTGATCGCGAACAATCCGGGAGCGAGCCCCATCGAGCAGTTTCATACGCTGCATTCGCGATCGCATCTGTGTTCGCAGGCGACACgtgcgttgctgctctcgacgTACGTCAAGTGGCTCAATCTGTTCCCTGAGATTCGCGAGCAGATCCTGTACGTGCTCAACAGGTATAGGCATgtgctcgacgctgagctgcagcagaggGCGTGCGAATACGTGGCGCTGGCCGAGCTGCCGGACGATGATCTGTTGCAAGCCGTGTGCGACGAGATGCCTCCGTTTGCGGAACGATCGTCATTGCTGCTCAGTCGGCTGCACAAGAAACACACAGATACCGAAGATAAGCGGACGTGGATCATTGGTGGTAAGGACACCAACCGTGGTAGGGAGACGGCGAGGCTCGAGAGTCTCAAGAAGGGTAAAGCCAACGGAGGAGCTATGCCGACCGGTCATGCTGGTTCGGTGATTCCCGCAGGCCATCGCAGCGAGGTGGTCACAGCTGATACGATGCGCAACGGCCCTAACGGCgtcaacgacgatgcagacaACGTGCTGGCCGGATTGGAGGGGCTCGATATGAGCGCGCCGACGCCTGCACTCGAAGATACAGGAATGCTCTCCGAACAACCTTTGATTGGCGGTGATACGCCGACCAGCACATCTGCACCCACCACACCATCCACATCGCTCAACACGAAACCGTTGACCGCGGGCGCCGACAAATTCTTCCAGCGCCTCTGCTTTGCGCCCGAAGGCGTCCTGTACGAAGACAGTCAGATCCAAATCGGACTCAAGACCGAGTATCACGCACACCAAGGACGTCTGGTGCTCTACTTTGGCAATAAGATCTCGGTCAATTTCAACGCATTCACAGTCTCTGTTCGCTCACAAGAGccggcgagcttgagcgtgaCGGTGCCCAAGATCGTGACCAACATGCTTGGCGCCATGACTCAGACGCAGACACTGGTGGTGTTGGAGTGCAAGGATCTGTTCACACAGCCGCCGATGCTCGAAGTGTCGTACCTTGCTGGATCGCTGCAGGAGATTCGGCTGCGTTTGCCGGTGCTGATGACCAAGTTTGTCGAGCCGGTGCAACTGGGTGCCAACGACTTTTTCGAACGCTGGAGGCAGATCGGCGGTGCGCCGCGGGAGGCACAGAAGATCTTCTCGTTCAAGCTGTCGGCTGCGGGCCAAGTGGACGTGgcgaggcagaggaggaTCTTGGAGGGCGCTCGCATGCAGGTGTTGGAGGGTGTGGATGCAAACGCGACCAATTCAGTGGCTGCTGGTGTGCTGCACATGGCGGATGCGGGCAAAGTCGGGTGTCTGTTGAGGTTGGAGCCGAACAAGGATGCCAAGTTGGCGAGGTTGACCGTGAGGACCACCAACGATTTGGCGAGCGCCGAGATGTTAAGGATCCTGCTGGCTGTCTTGGCGATTGATCATGGCAAGTTGTAG